In Halopseudomonas nanhaiensis, a single window of DNA contains:
- the yidC gene encoding membrane protein insertase YidC: MNLQRNILIAALLVITYLMVLQWNKDYDQQELPPAASSAPASTGDLPDVPAAGAGQVDSDVPQAEAADVAAAAENTEAVPAGQLVQVSTDALNVSIDPVGGDIVSVSLPKYPMRKDRPDLPFQLLEQSGKRTYIAQSGLAGSNGPDAREAGRPRYEAESTSYELAEGDDSLTVDLTFEEAGVSYIKRFTFTRGDYLIGVEYLIDNQSADTWTGNLFGQIKRDGSSDPSSSSATGMATYLGAAYWSKEGDYTKITTGDMDDARLRESNAGGWIAWLQHYFVSAWVPAEEQTHVYQTRKDTQGNYIVGFVSPAASVAPGTQGSLAADFYAGPKIQDRLEQISKGLELTVDYGFLWWIAQPLFWVLSLIHSFVGNWGWSIILLTVLIKAIFFPLSATSYRSMANMRRVAPKLQALKEQYGDDRQKMSQGMMELYKKEKINPLGGCLPILVQMPVFIALYWTLMESVEMRQAEWIGWITDLSLKDPYFILPILMGVTMFIQQQLNPAPPDPMQAKVMKMLPIVFTFFFLWFPAGLVLYWVVNNILSIAQQWYITRQIEGAAAKQ, translated from the coding sequence ATGAATCTGCAAAGAAACATTCTGATCGCTGCCCTGCTCGTGATTACCTATCTCATGGTCCTGCAGTGGAACAAGGATTACGACCAGCAAGAGTTGCCGCCAGCCGCGTCGAGTGCGCCGGCCAGCACCGGCGACCTTCCGGATGTGCCTGCTGCCGGTGCCGGCCAGGTCGACTCCGATGTTCCCCAGGCAGAGGCTGCAGACGTGGCCGCCGCCGCGGAAAACACCGAGGCCGTACCTGCCGGTCAACTGGTGCAGGTCAGCACGGACGCGCTGAACGTCAGCATCGATCCGGTAGGGGGCGACATCGTGTCGGTGTCCCTGCCGAAGTACCCGATGCGCAAGGACCGCCCGGACCTGCCGTTCCAGCTGCTCGAGCAATCCGGAAAGCGGACCTATATAGCCCAGAGTGGCCTGGCCGGCAGCAACGGACCCGATGCGCGCGAAGCGGGGCGTCCCCGCTATGAAGCGGAATCGACCAGCTACGAGCTCGCCGAGGGCGACGACAGCCTGACGGTGGATCTGACCTTCGAGGAAGCCGGGGTCAGCTACATCAAGCGCTTCACCTTTACCCGCGGCGACTATCTCATTGGCGTCGAATACCTGATCGACAACCAGAGTGCCGACACCTGGACCGGTAACCTGTTCGGCCAGATCAAGCGTGATGGCAGCTCGGACCCGTCGAGCTCCAGCGCAACCGGCATGGCAACCTATCTGGGCGCCGCGTACTGGAGCAAGGAAGGCGACTACACCAAGATCACCACCGGTGACATGGACGATGCGCGGCTGCGCGAAAGCAATGCGGGTGGCTGGATCGCCTGGCTGCAGCACTACTTCGTCAGCGCCTGGGTTCCGGCAGAAGAGCAGACGCACGTCTACCAGACCCGCAAGGACACCCAGGGCAATTACATCGTTGGCTTCGTCAGCCCTGCTGCGTCCGTCGCACCAGGTACCCAGGGCTCCCTCGCCGCGGACTTCTATGCCGGTCCGAAGATTCAGGACCGCCTGGAACAGATTTCCAAAGGGCTGGAACTGACCGTCGACTACGGCTTCCTGTGGTGGATTGCCCAGCCGCTGTTCTGGGTGCTCAGCTTGATCCACAGCTTCGTAGGCAACTGGGGTTGGAGCATCATTCTGCTCACCGTGCTGATCAAGGCTATCTTCTTCCCGCTGTCGGCCACCAGCTATCGCTCGATGGCCAATATGCGCCGCGTCGCGCCAAAGCTGCAGGCACTGAAAGAGCAGTACGGTGATGATCGCCAGAAGATGTCTCAGGGCATGATGGAGCTCTACAAGAAGGAAAAGATCAATCCGCTGGGCGGGTGCCTGCCGATCCTGGTGCAGATGCCGGTGTTCATCGCGCTGTACTGGACATTGATGGAAAGCGTGGAGATGCGCCAGGCCGAATGGATCGGCTGGATCACCGACCTGTCACTCAAGGACCCGTATTTCATCCTGCCGATTTTGATGGGTGTGACGATGTTCATCCAGCAGCAGCTCAACCCGGCTCCGCCGGATCCGATGCAGGCCAAGGTAATGAAGATGCTGCCTATCGTCTTCACCTTCTTCTTCCTCTGGTTCCCGGCTGGTCTGGTGCTGTACTGGGTGGTCAACAACATCCTGTCGATTGCACAACAGTGGTACATTACACGCCAGATCGAAGGCGCCGCGGCCAAGCAGTAA
- the yidD gene encoding membrane protein insertion efficiency factor YidD — protein MRSLALGLIKVYRYAISPLMASHCRFYPSCSCYTQEAIEEHGLLRGAALGARRLGRCHPWNPGGYDPVPPKSAHRSQMANEP, from the coding sequence ATGCGTAGTCTCGCGCTCGGACTGATCAAGGTTTATCGCTACGCTATCAGCCCGCTGATGGCCAGCCACTGTCGTTTTTATCCCTCCTGTTCCTGCTATACCCAGGAAGCCATTGAAGAACATGGCCTGCTGCGCGGTGCTGCGCTTGGTGCACGCCGCCTCGGCCGTTGTCATCCGTGGAACCCGGGGGGTTACGACCCGGTACCTCCAAAGTCTGCTCACCGTTCCCAGATGGCCAACGAACCATGA